A genomic window from bacterium includes:
- a CDS encoding branched-chain amino acid transaminase: MAVNQTDYIWMNGKMVRWEDAKIHILSHVIHYGSSVFEGMRVYKTKKGPAAFRLRDHTRRLFNSAKIYRMNIPFSMDQVDDAIMNLVGINRMDECYVRPIAYRGFGTVGVDPTNSPTELAIAVWDWGKYLGPEALEKGVSVCVSSWTRPAPNTIPMMSKSAANYMNGQLIKMEALAHGYVEGIALDNYGHVSEGSGENIFVVRNGKLYTPPLGASILPGITRESIMALAKDIGLEVIEQNIPRELLYIADEVFFTGSAAEVTPISSVDQIQVGSGKCGPLTKKLQQAYFAIITGDADDKYGWLSFVPKYNEVPV, encoded by the coding sequence ATGGCGGTTAATCAAACTGACTATATTTGGATGAATGGCAAAATGGTTCGCTGGGAGGATGCCAAAATCCACATTCTCTCCCATGTCATTCACTACGGTTCATCAGTCTTCGAAGGGATGCGCGTCTACAAGACCAAGAAAGGTCCCGCCGCATTTCGTCTTCGCGACCATACCCGTCGCCTTTTCAACTCGGCCAAGATCTATCGGATGAATATCCCATTCTCCATGGATCAGGTCGATGATGCCATCATGAATCTGGTCGGCATCAACCGGATGGACGAATGTTATGTCCGGCCGATTGCGTACCGTGGATTCGGCACTGTCGGAGTCGATCCGACCAACTCGCCGACCGAGCTCGCTATCGCTGTCTGGGATTGGGGGAAGTATCTCGGACCGGAAGCGCTCGAAAAAGGCGTCTCTGTCTGTGTCTCTTCCTGGACCCGTCCCGCGCCGAACACTATTCCGATGATGTCCAAATCCGCCGCCAACTACATGAATGGTCAGTTGATCAAAATGGAAGCGCTGGCGCACGGTTATGTCGAAGGCATCGCTTTGGACAATTACGGTCATGTCTCCGAGGGCTCCGGCGAGAATATCTTTGTCGTGCGTAACGGCAAACTTTATACTCCGCCGCTCGGAGCCTCGATCCTCCCCGGCATCACCCGTGAATCGATCATGGCTCTGGCCAAAGATATTGGCCTCGAAGTTATCGAACAGAATATCCCGCGCGAACTGCTCTACATCGCCGACGAGGTTTTCTTCACCGGCTCGGCCGCTGAGGTTACTCCAATCTCTTCGGTTGACCAGATCCAGGTCGGGTCTGGCAAATGTGGGCCACTCACCAAGAAATTGCAGCAGGCCTATTTCGCCATCATCACCGGCGATGCCGATGACAAGTATGGTTGGCTGTCGTTTGTTCCGAAATATAACGAGGTTCCTGTCTGA
- the rpiB gene encoding ribose 5-phosphate isomerase B, producing the protein MKIAVGADHKGYQFKEKVKAILARLGHQVTDFGTNDESSVDYPDYGLKVAHAVADGQADYGITVCWTGNGMNIAANKVKGVRSGLALNPEMAHLTRQHNNANVLALAAKYTPENQLEETVRQFIETEFEGGRHISRVEKIEREEGFK; encoded by the coding sequence ATGAAGATCGCGGTCGGCGCTGATCATAAGGGATACCAGTTCAAGGAGAAGGTCAAAGCGATCCTTGCACGATTGGGCCATCAGGTGACAGATTTTGGCACCAATGATGAATCCTCGGTTGATTATCCCGATTACGGTCTCAAAGTGGCGCACGCGGTTGCCGATGGTCAGGCTGACTATGGTATCACCGTCTGCTGGACCGGCAATGGCATGAATATCGCCGCGAATAAAGTAAAGGGTGTCCGCTCCGGATTGGCTCTCAATCCGGAGATGGCCCACCTGACCCGTCAGCACAACAATGCCAATGTCCTGGCCCTCGCCGCCAAATACACTCCCGAGAATCAACTCGAAGAGACCGTCCGCCAATTTATCGAAACCGAATTCGAGGGCGGCCGCCACATCTCGCGAGTGGAGAAGATCGAGAGGGAAGAGGGGTTTAAGTGA
- a CDS encoding acyl-CoA dehydrogenase family protein has translation MLEKKHDEYREKIRAFSLEKIEPLAVTLDLEQRFPTEHLAPMTEMGLMGMLIPEQYGGRPTDTVTYAIAVEELSRVCGSTGITIAAHNSLGTWPVYKFGTEAQKKKYLPRAANGELMAFGLTEPDAGSDAGGTRTMARREGDNWIINGSKCWITSATKAFATIASSRTSDDPKDKNITCFILEKEWKGYAVGKKENKLGLRGSDTAFLHFDDLKVPVENQLGEIGQGFKQMLMTLDGGRISIGAMAIGLGQGALDCALKYATDRVQFGEPISSNQAIQHKLADMATELAAARLLCYEAALMKDAGVPFGHMSAMAKLYSSEVGTRCATTAIGILGGIGYYTGPYPAERIWRDVKLCEIGEGTSEIQRLVIARELLKALRPKG, from the coding sequence ATGCTCGAGAAAAAACACGACGAATATCGCGAGAAAATTCGCGCCTTCTCCCTTGAGAAAATAGAACCCCTCGCCGTCACGCTCGACCTCGAACAGCGTTTCCCGACCGAGCATCTCGCCCCCATGACCGAAATGGGGCTGATGGGGATGCTCATCCCTGAGCAGTACGGCGGACGTCCGACTGATACCGTTACCTACGCCATCGCCGTCGAAGAACTCTCCCGCGTCTGCGGCTCAACCGGCATCACGATTGCCGCGCACAATTCTCTCGGCACTTGGCCGGTCTATAAATTCGGCACCGAAGCTCAGAAGAAAAAGTACCTCCCACGCGCCGCCAATGGCGAACTGATGGCCTTCGGCCTGACCGAACCCGATGCCGGTTCCGATGCCGGCGGTACGCGCACGATGGCCCGCCGCGAGGGAGACAACTGGATCATCAACGGCTCCAAATGCTGGATTACTTCGGCAACCAAAGCCTTTGCGACGATTGCGTCATCGCGAACCTCGGATGATCCCAAAGACAAAAACATTACCTGCTTCATTCTCGAAAAAGAATGGAAAGGGTACGCTGTCGGCAAAAAAGAGAATAAGCTCGGCCTGCGCGGTTCCGATACCGCATTCCTCCATTTCGATGATCTTAAAGTCCCGGTCGAAAACCAGCTCGGCGAGATAGGGCAGGGGTTCAAGCAGATGTTGATGACCCTTGATGGCGGCCGTATTTCCATCGGCGCCATGGCGATCGGGTTAGGGCAGGGAGCACTCGACTGCGCGCTGAAATATGCGACCGACCGCGTTCAATTCGGCGAACCTATCTCCAGCAATCAGGCTATTCAGCACAAACTCGCCGACATGGCGACCGAACTTGCCGCAGCGCGTTTGCTCTGCTACGAAGCCGCCCTCATGAAAGATGCCGGTGTCCCGTTCGGTCATATGTCCGCTATGGCGAAACTGTACTCCTCCGAGGTCGGCACCCGTTGCGCGACGACCGCGATCGGTATACTTGGCGGTATCGGTTATTACACTGGCCCCTATCCGGCAGAGCGTATCTGGCGCGATGTTAAGCTCTGCGAGATCGGCGAAGGTACTTCCGAGATCCAGCGCCTCGTCATCGCCCGCGAACTACTGAAAGCTCTCAGACCGAAGGGGTGA
- a CDS encoding biotin transporter BioY, with amino-acid sequence MQSRVVAYDLVKPASKLMELPILLAFNLLLVASAYVAFPLPFSPVPVTGQTFGVLLVAMALGRVRGTGVVVAYLLEGAAGLPVFAGGAAGPQVLFGPTGGYLLGFVLAAYMVGSLAERGWDRTIFRSIVAMTIGYAIIFACGVAMLSRFVPVDTVIALGLTPFLVGMLVKIGLAAWILPLVWKRAGEGNQQ; translated from the coding sequence ATGCAGAGCCGCGTTGTCGCATACGATCTCGTTAAACCAGCCTCCAAACTGATGGAGCTGCCGATCCTGCTCGCCTTCAACTTACTCCTGGTCGCCTCCGCCTATGTCGCCTTTCCGTTGCCGTTTTCCCCGGTACCGGTCACCGGCCAGACATTCGGCGTTTTGCTCGTCGCTATGGCGCTTGGACGCGTGCGGGGGACTGGCGTGGTGGTCGCTTACCTCCTCGAAGGTGCTGCCGGACTCCCGGTCTTCGCTGGTGGAGCCGCTGGCCCGCAGGTTCTTTTCGGACCGACCGGTGGCTATCTGCTCGGTTTTGTATTAGCTGCATACATGGTCGGTTCACTCGCAGAGCGCGGTTGGGACCGTACCATTTTCCGTTCGATTGTCGCTATGACAATCGGCTATGCCATCATCTTCGCGTGTGGCGTCGCTATGCTCTCGCGTTTTGTCCCCGTTGACACAGTGATCGCACTGGGGCTCACACCGTTCCTCGTCGGTATGCTCGTCAAGATCGGGCTGGCCGCGTGGATCCTCCCACTCGTCTGGAAACGCGCTGGAGAGGGAAATCAGCAATAA